From Micromonospora auratinigra:
GCAGCCACGGCACCGGGCGGGCCGGCGGGCCGGGGTCCGCGCCGTCGACCGGCTCCGCGCCGAGCACCTCGGCCGACTCCTCCGGGTCCGCCTCGGGTCGCTCGTCGGCGCCGCGCTGCCGGGGCGGGGCGGGCGTCCCGCCCGGAGTGGGCAGGTCCCGGCGGACCGGTCGCTCGACGACCACCGCCGAGCGGGCCAGTGCCAGATCGACCACGGCGACCACGGTCAGCACCAGCGCCCAGCCGGCCGGTCCGGTGATCCGCTCGTACGCCAGCAGCGGCAGCACCGGCTGGGCGGCCAGGACGGTGGCGAAGCGGGGGGCACGCAGCCCGGTCCCGTACGCGTAGCCGACCGAGACCACGGCGGTGACCAGGAAGATCGACCCGGCGAAGGCCGGCCCGGAGCCGGGGCCGCCGATCCGGTCCACGGCCCAGAGCGCGTACCCGGCCAGCGGCAGCAGCAGCAGGCCGACCGCGGCGATCGTCTCGGCGGTCGAGGTGAGCCCGCGGCGGGCCAGCACCGGCGGGGCGAGCAGCATCAGCACCGTCGCGACCAGCAGCACCCCGAGCCGGGCCAGCGCGTCCATCGAGCTGGTGGCGACCGCGGCGAAGACCACCGCGGCGACGCCGAGCAGCAGCGCGCCGAGCCCGAGCGGGATGTTCTGCACCTCCCGGGAGGAGGCCTCCGGCGGGTGCTCCGGGTCGTCCACGTCCAGCCACTGCGGCCGGGTGGGCGGCGGCGGTGGTGGTTCGGCCGGGCCGGGCGGCGGGGTGCCCTGGCGGGGGACCCGGGGCGGCGCGCCGGTGGCGGCCGTCGGCGGGCGTCGGCCGGGGCGGCGGCGCAGCACCCGGCGCGGCCGGCTGGCCTGCTTGACCCGCTCCTCGCCGGCGTGCGCGAGGATGTCCCGCTGGAAGAGGGCGGCCTGCATCTTGGAGGCGATCTGCCGCTGCTCGGCGGCGATGGCCGCCTCGCGGGCCTTCATCTCGGCGATGGAACGCTCGATGTCGGCCAGGTGCTCGGCCCACTGTGGCTGGTCGGCGCCGCAGTGCGGGCAGATCACGGCCGGCTTGATCTCCCGACCGCACGAGGCGCACCTGAAGGTCTGCACGACGTCCCTCCGTCCGGGCGGCCCGTGGTACGAACCCCCACTGTCGCAGCATGCCTTGCCGGGGCGGGGATTTCGACAGTTGCCGGCGCGTTCCGGACAACAAAAAGGACCGGCCGTGGCGTGCCACGACCGGTCCCGGGCCGACGGGTCAGGGGCGGCCCATGCCGCGGTACTCCCAACCCGCCTGGGTCCACAGTGTCGAGTCCAGGCAGTTGCGGCCGTCGACCACCCGGCGGCCGTTGACCAGCTCGCCGAGGGCGACCGGGTCGGCGTTGCGGAACTCGGCCCACTCGGTGAGCACGCAGACCAGGTCGGCGTCGCGGACCGCGTCGGTCATGGTCGTCTCGTACGTCAGCTCCGGCACCGCCCGGCGGGCGTTCTCCATCCCCTGCGGGTCGAAGACGTGCACCTCGGCGCCGGCCTTGCCGAGCAGCGCGGCGACGGCGAGCGCCGGGGCGTCGCGGACGTCGTCGGTGTTGGGCTTGAAGGTGGCGCCGAGCACCGCGACCCGGGTGCCGGAGAGATCCGGGCCGGCCGGGCCGGAGCGGCGGCCGAGCAGGTCGGCGGCGAGCTGCACCACCCGGGTCCGCCGCCGCAGGTTGATCAGGTCGACCTCGTGCAGGAAGCGCAGCGCCTCACCGGCGCCCAGCTCCTGCGCGCGGGCCTGGAAGGCCCGGATGTCCTTGGGCAGGCAGGCGCCGCCGAAGCCGAGGCCGGCCTGGAGGAACCGGTTGCCGATGCGGGGGTCGTACCCGATGGAGCGGGCCAGCTGGGTGACGTCGCCGCCGGCGGCCTCGCAGACCTCGGCCATCGCGTTGATGAAGGAGATCTTGGTGGCGAGGAAGGCGTTCGCGGCGACCTTGACCAGTTCGGCGGTGGCGAAGTCGGTGACCACCAGGGGCACTTCGCGGTCCTCGGTGGCGGCCAGGTCGAAGACGCCCTTGTGGGCGGCGTAGAGCATGCCGTTGGCCCACTCGCTCTTGACGCCGACCACGATCCGGTTGGGCCGCAGCACGTCGTCGACGGCGAAGCCCTCCTGGAGGAACTCGGGGCTCCACGCCACCTCGACGCCCAGGTCGGCCGGGGTGTGCTTGCCGACCAGCTGCTCCACCCACTCGGCGGTGCCGACCGGGACGGTGGACTTGCCGACGATCAGCGACTTGCGGCTCAGGTGCTGGGCCAGGCTGGTCACCGACGCCTCGACGTACGACAGGTCGGCGCCCATCCCGTCGGCCCGCTGGGGGGTGCCGACGCAGATGAAGTGCACGTCACCGAAGTCGGCGGTCTCCTGGATGTCGGTGCTGAAGCGCAGCCGGCCGGCGGCCAGGTTGCGCCGCAGCAGCTCGTCCAGGCCGGGCTCGTGGATCGGCACCTCGCCCGCGTTCAGCTTGGCGATCTTGTCGGCGTCCACGTCGAAGCCGAGCACCTCGTAGCCCAGTTCGGCATAGCAGATGGCGTACGTCGCACCGAGGTATCCGGTGCCCAGGAAGGTCACCCGGGGACGGGCGGCACCCGACGGCGGGGTCACCGCCGCGATGGCCGGTACCGGCTGGCTGTTCGGGTACGGGATCGTCACGCCTGTCTCTCCGCTCGCACTGGCGGCGCTTCGTTGCGTCGCAATCGGCTGGGCGCCATCGCCGGGCACCGAGGGGACCTTGTCGTCTACGTGTGAGGGTAGTTGTGCCGTTTCGGCGCTGCTCCGGCGCGAGCCTACCCGCCGGTAAGGTCCGGGCGAAGCCTGGTGGCTATCCTTCAGTCTGCGGCAGTCGGCGGCCTCCGGGCGGCACAGACTGCGCATCCTAGCGGTGAAGGGGAGGGGCCGACACATGGCCGCAGAGCAGTCGTTCGACGTTTACCGCCTGCCTGAGGAGCACGACGCGATCCGGGAGGCGGTCCGTGAGGTCTGTGCGGCCAAGGTGGCTCCGCACGCCGCCGAGGCGGACGAGACCGGTGAGTTCCCGAAGGCGTCGTACGACGCGCTGCGGGCCGCCGACTTCCACGCCCCGCACATCCCCGTCGAGTACGGCGGCGCCGGCGCGGACGCCCTGGCCACCGCGATCGTGATCGAGGAGGTGGCCCGCGCCTGCGCCTCCTCCTCGCTGATCCCGGCGGTCAACAAGTTGGGCACCATGCCGCTGCTGCTGGCCGGCTCCGAGGAGCTGAAGCGCAAGTACCTGACCCCGGTCGCCGCGGGTGACGCGATGTTCTCGTACTGCCTCTCCGAGCCGGAGGCGGGCAGCGACGCGGCCTCGATGACCACCAAGGCGGTCCGCGACGGCGACCACTGGGTGCTCAACGGCGTGAAGCGGTGGATCACCAACGCGGGCGTCTCCGAGTACTACACCGTCTTCGCGGTGACCGATCCGACGGCCCGCTCCCGGGGCATCTCGGCCTTCGTGGTGGAGAAGTCCGACGCCGGGGTGAGCTTCGGTGCGCCCGAGAAGAAGCTGGGCATCAAGGGTTCGCCGACCCGCGAGGTCTACTTCGACAACGTGCGCATCCCGGCCGACCGCATGATCGGCGCCGAGGGCACCGGCTTCGCCACCGCGATGAAGACCCTGGACCACACCCGGGTCACCATCGCCGCGCAGGCGGTCGGCATCGCGCAGGGCGCGCTGGACTACGCCAAGGGGTACGTCCAGGAGCGCAAGCAGTTCGGCAAGGCGGTCGCCGAGTTCCAGGGCATCCAGTTCATGATCGCCGACATGGGGATGAAGCTGGAGGCGGCCCGGCAGCTCACGTACACCGCCGCCGGGAAGTCCGAGCGGGGTGACGCCGATCTCACCTACTTCGGGGCCGCCGCGAAGTGCTTCGCCTCGGACGCCGCGATGGAGATCACCACCGACGCCGTGCAGCTGCTCGGCGGCTACGGCTACACCCGCGACTACCCGGTCGAGCGGATGATGCGGGACGCCAAGATCACCCAGATCTACGAGGGCACCAACCAGGTGCAGCGCATCGTCATGGCGCGGCAGCTGCTCAAGGGCTGACGTACCACGACGGAGGTCGGGCGGGCGGGTCGGAGGAATCCGGCCCGCCCGCGGTCGTTCATCGGGTCTCGGCGGTGCCCTCCGGTCGACCGGTGGCGCGCGGAGGCGCGGACCACGGCGACTCGCCGCCGGTGCGGCGGGGCAGGGGTTCGGTGGGGGTGTCGGGATAACCCAGGCTCAGCGGGGCCGGGTCGGGGTCCTGCCGGGCGTCGGCCGGGGGCCAGTCACCGAACGAGCGGGGGGTCTCGTCGGGCTGGTCGACCGGGGTCAGCTCCGCCCCGGTCGCCGGGGCCGGCCAGCGCCGCCAGCGCTGCACGCTGAAGACCGCCATCAGCAGCA
This genomic window contains:
- a CDS encoding UDP-glucose dehydrogenase family protein, yielding MTIPYPNSQPVPAIAAVTPPSGAARPRVTFLGTGYLGATYAICYAELGYEVLGFDVDADKIAKLNAGEVPIHEPGLDELLRRNLAAGRLRFSTDIQETADFGDVHFICVGTPQRADGMGADLSYVEASVTSLAQHLSRKSLIVGKSTVPVGTAEWVEQLVGKHTPADLGVEVAWSPEFLQEGFAVDDVLRPNRIVVGVKSEWANGMLYAAHKGVFDLAATEDREVPLVVTDFATAELVKVAANAFLATKISFINAMAEVCEAAGGDVTQLARSIGYDPRIGNRFLQAGLGFGGACLPKDIRAFQARAQELGAGEALRFLHEVDLINLRRRTRVVQLAADLLGRRSGPAGPDLSGTRVAVLGATFKPNTDDVRDAPALAVAALLGKAGAEVHVFDPQGMENARRAVPELTYETTMTDAVRDADLVCVLTEWAEFRNADPVALGELVNGRRVVDGRNCLDSTLWTQAGWEYRGMGRP
- a CDS encoding acyl-CoA dehydrogenase family protein, giving the protein MAAEQSFDVYRLPEEHDAIREAVREVCAAKVAPHAAEADETGEFPKASYDALRAADFHAPHIPVEYGGAGADALATAIVIEEVARACASSSLIPAVNKLGTMPLLLAGSEELKRKYLTPVAAGDAMFSYCLSEPEAGSDAASMTTKAVRDGDHWVLNGVKRWITNAGVSEYYTVFAVTDPTARSRGISAFVVEKSDAGVSFGAPEKKLGIKGSPTREVYFDNVRIPADRMIGAEGTGFATAMKTLDHTRVTIAAQAVGIAQGALDYAKGYVQERKQFGKAVAEFQGIQFMIADMGMKLEAARQLTYTAAGKSERGDADLTYFGAAAKCFASDAAMEITTDAVQLLGGYGYTRDYPVERMMRDAKITQIYEGTNQVQRIVMARQLLKG